The following coding sequences lie in one Mustelus asterias chromosome 8, sMusAst1.hap1.1, whole genome shotgun sequence genomic window:
- the extl2 gene encoding exostosin-like 2 isoform X2, translated as MAVLIVFIVGAALTMLLPKVVESGAVVARREQVDQRTNAQDSFTIIMQSYNRTDLLLKLLNHYQAIPNLHKIIVVWNSVGIKVPKDLWDSLGPHPIPVIFKEQTMNRMRNRLEPIPELETKAILMLDDDVLISAYDLDFAYSVWQQFPDQIVGFVPRKHVTTSSGIYSYGSFELQNTLGGSGDHYSMVLIGAAFFHASYLEKFKVQLPAVHSLIDKTQNCDDIAMNFIVAKYTGKPSGVFVKPVDMRNLEKDSNSGFNGMWHRAEHLLQRSWCLNQLAAIYGGMPLKYSNIMISQFGFPNYANHKTKS; from the exons ATGGCTGTCCTGATTGTCTTTATTGTGGGTGCTGCTCTAACCATGTTATTGCCCAAAGTTGTGGAAAGTGGAGCTGTTGTTGCCCGTAGGGAGCAGGTTGACCAGAGAACCAATGCTCAGGATTCCTTCACCATTATCATGCAGTCCTACAACAGGACGGACCTGCTTCTTAAACTGCTGAATCATTATCAAGCCATTCCAAATCTACACAAAATCATTGTGGTTTGGAATAGTGTTGGAATAAAAGTGCCAAAAGACTTATGGGATTCACTGGGACCACATCCCATCCCTGTTATTTTTAAGGAACAGACTATGAATAGAATGCGCAACCGACTGGAGCCAATTCCGGAACTGGAAACCAAAG CTATCCTGATGCTTGATGATGATGTTTTAATTAGCGCCTATGACCTTGATTTTGCCTACTCAGTGTGGCAG CAATTTCCAGATCAAATAGTCGGATTTGTCCCACGGAAGCATGTCACAACGTCCTCAGGAATTTACAGCTATGGCAGTTTTGAACTCCAGAACACACTAGGTGGAAGTGGTGATCATTACTCCATGGTGCTAATTGGAGCCGCATTTTTCCATGCCAGTTACCTCGAAAAGTTTAAAGTCCAACTCCCAGCTGTACACAGTTTAATAGACAAGACCCAGAACTGCGACGACATTGCCATGAATTTTATAGTTGCAAAATATACAGGGAAGCCATCAGGCGTGTTTGTGAAGCCGGTGGATATGAGGAATCTGGAAAAAGATTCTAACAGTGGCTTCAATGGGATGTGGCACCGGGCAGAGCACTTGCTTCAAAGATCTTGGTGTTTGAATCAGCTGGCTGCTATCTATGGCGGCATGCCTCTGAAATATTCCAACATTATGATCTCGCAATTTGGGTTTCCTAACTATGCAAATCACAAAACAAAAAGCTGA
- the extl2 gene encoding exostosin-like 2 isoform X1, whose protein sequence is MRPAGPGGSPRAGGEGAVGVAAAMRFTRRLFGGRTLPSYLVMAVLIVFIVGAALTMLLPKVVESGAVVARREQVDQRTNAQDSFTIIMQSYNRTDLLLKLLNHYQAIPNLHKIIVVWNSVGIKVPKDLWDSLGPHPIPVIFKEQTMNRMRNRLEPIPELETKAILMLDDDVLISAYDLDFAYSVWQQFPDQIVGFVPRKHVTTSSGIYSYGSFELQNTLGGSGDHYSMVLIGAAFFHASYLEKFKVQLPAVHSLIDKTQNCDDIAMNFIVAKYTGKPSGVFVKPVDMRNLEKDSNSGFNGMWHRAEHLLQRSWCLNQLAAIYGGMPLKYSNIMISQFGFPNYANHKTKS, encoded by the exons ATGCGCCCTGCCGGCCCAGGTGGCAGTCCCCGAGCCGGCGGCGAGGGTGCTGTCGGGGTCGCtgcagctatgag ATTTACAAGGCGACTGTTTGGTGGCAGGACGCTTCCCTCTTATTTAGTGATGGCTGTCCTGATTGTCTTTATTGTGGGTGCTGCTCTAACCATGTTATTGCCCAAAGTTGTGGAAAGTGGAGCTGTTGTTGCCCGTAGGGAGCAGGTTGACCAGAGAACCAATGCTCAGGATTCCTTCACCATTATCATGCAGTCCTACAACAGGACGGACCTGCTTCTTAAACTGCTGAATCATTATCAAGCCATTCCAAATCTACACAAAATCATTGTGGTTTGGAATAGTGTTGGAATAAAAGTGCCAAAAGACTTATGGGATTCACTGGGACCACATCCCATCCCTGTTATTTTTAAGGAACAGACTATGAATAGAATGCGCAACCGACTGGAGCCAATTCCGGAACTGGAAACCAAAG CTATCCTGATGCTTGATGATGATGTTTTAATTAGCGCCTATGACCTTGATTTTGCCTACTCAGTGTGGCAG CAATTTCCAGATCAAATAGTCGGATTTGTCCCACGGAAGCATGTCACAACGTCCTCAGGAATTTACAGCTATGGCAGTTTTGAACTCCAGAACACACTAGGTGGAAGTGGTGATCATTACTCCATGGTGCTAATTGGAGCCGCATTTTTCCATGCCAGTTACCTCGAAAAGTTTAAAGTCCAACTCCCAGCTGTACACAGTTTAATAGACAAGACCCAGAACTGCGACGACATTGCCATGAATTTTATAGTTGCAAAATATACAGGGAAGCCATCAGGCGTGTTTGTGAAGCCGGTGGATATGAGGAATCTGGAAAAAGATTCTAACAGTGGCTTCAATGGGATGTGGCACCGGGCAGAGCACTTGCTTCAAAGATCTTGGTGTTTGAATCAGCTGGCTGCTATCTATGGCGGCATGCCTCTGAAATATTCCAACATTATGATCTCGCAATTTGGGTTTCCTAACTATGCAAATCACAAAACAAAAAGCTGA